From Pontibacter actiniarum, a single genomic window includes:
- a CDS encoding DUF3341 domain-containing protein, which yields MNKKFVLGIYDDEDVLLTAIENIRAAGTKIHEVFSPYPIHGIDDVLGIKRSRLPIVAFFCGLFGTSFALWMQIWMLGFDWPMIIGGKPHIALPSFIPVTFELTVLCAAFGMVITFFIVSKLKPTLRVNMFDKRSTDDKFVMAIEVKEGVTNMAALNDLLRSNGAIEVNEKEVVK from the coding sequence ATGAATAAGAAATTTGTTCTAGGTATATATGATGATGAAGATGTGCTGTTAACAGCCATCGAGAACATACGCGCTGCCGGTACTAAAATTCACGAAGTGTTTTCTCCGTACCCTATCCACGGCATTGATGATGTGTTAGGAATTAAGCGCTCCAGACTGCCAATCGTAGCGTTCTTCTGCGGCCTCTTCGGTACTTCGTTTGCCCTGTGGATGCAGATCTGGATGCTGGGCTTTGACTGGCCTATGATTATCGGTGGTAAGCCGCACATTGCCCTGCCATCCTTTATCCCGGTAACCTTTGAGTTAACGGTACTGTGTGCTGCGTTCGGAATGGTGATTACCTTCTTTATCGTAAGCAAGCTGAAACCGACACTACGTGTCAATATGTTCGACAAACGCTCTACTGACGACAAGTTTGTAATGGCAATAGAAGTAAAAGAGGGAGTAACCAACATGGCTGCTCTTAACGACCTGCTTCGCTCTAACGGTGCCATTGAAGTTAATGAGAAGGAGGTAGTAAAATAA
- a CDS encoding c-type cytochrome, translating into MKRFTSLGLKASAILFSSAVFFACSNEQDPGLEYAPDMYHSIPLDPYSQIKENKFNPGGMNMREPARGTVARGKEGYNLYLSVDTAEVAGVELKNPLPYSNENLAQGKVLYSRFCAPCHGPEGDGQGLVGQKFKGVPSYSAGRVAELPAGHIFHVITYGRGRMMPHGSQVNPTERWKIVMYVQQLQQGIVDVPAAGEQIEDEAGGEAITDNPVTGTPEDTPNKETPKN; encoded by the coding sequence ATGAAAAGATTTACATCACTAGGTTTAAAAGCCTCTGCTATACTTTTCTCTTCTGCGGTTTTCTTTGCCTGCAGCAATGAGCAAGACCCAGGTCTGGAGTATGCTCCGGACATGTACCACTCCATTCCACTGGACCCTTATTCTCAAATTAAGGAGAATAAGTTTAACCCGGGAGGCATGAACATGCGCGAGCCGGCAAGAGGCACTGTAGCGCGTGGGAAGGAAGGCTACAACCTGTACCTGTCTGTCGATACGGCAGAGGTGGCAGGCGTAGAGCTGAAGAACCCGCTTCCGTACAGCAACGAGAACCTGGCACAGGGTAAAGTACTGTACTCGCGCTTTTGCGCTCCGTGCCACGGCCCGGAGGGAGATGGACAGGGCTTAGTTGGACAAAAGTTCAAAGGTGTTCCTTCTTACTCAGCCGGTCGTGTTGCCGAGCTTCCTGCAGGGCACATCTTCCACGTGATTACGTACGGCAGAGGCCGTATGATGCCACACGGCTCACAGGTAAACCCTACCGAGCGCTGGAAGATCGTAATGTACGTGCAGCAACTGCAGCAAGGCATTGTTGATGTGCCTGCCGCTGGAGAGCAGATCGAAGATGAAGCGGGAGGAGAGGCCATCACTGACAACCCGGTAACAGGTACGCCGGAAGACACTCCTAACAAAGAAACCCCTAAAAACTAA
- a CDS encoding cytochrome c oxidase subunit II produces MITIAIVLSVLLLLVILYLLFRIGTLASIFRGSSERPAGTTKTSNRVNGTLLLLFLIGGGAAFAWSFADAWDTMNLPLASVHGEWTDNLFWTTMIIIGVVFVITQILLFFYSYKYQHKDDKRAYYYPHNNKLEIVWTMIPAVVMALLVFGGWKTWTKITSAAPEDAVVIEIMGKQFNWMVRYPGEDGKLGVAKHTLIDATNELGVDFSDENALDDIINPLQIHVPKGKPVLLKIRSRDVIHSVFMPHFRLKMDAVPGMPTKFWFVPSKTTVEMQNETGNPDFKYELACTEVCGRGHFAMRYVIVVDEPEDYEAWIAEQAPFVEQNPQVLAKFTDGAKKELASKAPAEHAAEEVKTEL; encoded by the coding sequence ATGATTACGATCGCCATAGTTTTATCCGTCCTTCTACTATTAGTTATCCTGTACCTGCTCTTCAGGATAGGAACACTTGCCTCCATTTTCAGAGGCTCTTCAGAACGTCCCGCGGGTACAACTAAAACCAGCAATCGCGTTAACGGTACCCTCCTGCTGCTTTTCCTGATAGGTGGTGGTGCTGCTTTCGCATGGTCTTTCGCTGATGCGTGGGACACTATGAACCTTCCGTTGGCTTCGGTGCACGGAGAGTGGACTGACAACCTGTTCTGGACGACAATGATCATCATTGGTGTGGTGTTCGTTATCACGCAGATCCTGCTGTTCTTTTACTCTTACAAGTACCAGCACAAGGATGATAAGCGCGCCTACTACTACCCGCACAACAACAAGCTGGAGATCGTCTGGACGATGATCCCTGCGGTAGTAATGGCACTGCTCGTATTCGGTGGCTGGAAGACCTGGACTAAGATTACCAGCGCCGCCCCTGAGGATGCTGTGGTAATTGAGATTATGGGCAAGCAGTTTAACTGGATGGTGCGCTACCCAGGTGAAGATGGCAAGCTGGGGGTAGCAAAGCATACCCTGATCGATGCTACAAACGAACTGGGTGTTGACTTCTCCGATGAGAATGCGCTGGACGATATTATCAACCCGCTGCAGATTCACGTGCCGAAAGGGAAGCCTGTGCTCCTGAAGATCCGCTCAAGAGACGTAATCCACAGTGTGTTTATGCCGCACTTCCGCCTGAAAATGGATGCTGTGCCGGGTATGCCAACCAAATTCTGGTTTGTACCAAGCAAGACCACCGTTGAAATGCAGAACGAGACCGGAAACCCTGACTTTAAGTATGAGCTTGCTTGTACAGAAGTATGCGGACGCGGCCACTTCGCCATGCGCTATGTAATTGTGGTGGACGAGCCAGAAGACTACGAAGCGTGGATAGCTGAACAAGCTCCTTTTGTGGAGCAGAACCCTCAGGTATTAGCGAAGTTTACTGACGGTGCAAAAAAAGAGCTTGCATCTAAGGCACCTGCGGAGCATGCAGCAGAAGAAGTAAAAACTGAGTTGTAG
- a CDS encoding cytochrome c oxidase subunit I produces the protein MSSTDISIHEEVHHAHEEHDHHHDQNFFEKYIFSQDHKVIAKQFLFMGIAWAFIGGFLSILFRLQLGWPEATFTFLEPILGGWIENGKLNPEFYLALVTMHGTIMVFFVLTAGLSGTFSNFLIPLQLGARDMASGFMNMLSFWIFFVSSIILFSSLFIETGPAAGGWTVYPPLSALPEAIQGSGDGMTMWLIAMALFIVSQLLGGVNYITTIINLRTRGMSMTKMPLTIWAFFLTAVLGLLAFPVLFSAALLLIFDRSFGTSFFLSDIYIAGQALTNTGGSPILFQHLFWFLGHPEVYIVIMPAFGIVSEVIATNARKPIFGYRAMIGSLIGISVLSFVVWAHHMFVTGMNPFLGSVFMFLTLIIAVPSAVKVFNYIATLWRGNIRFTAAMMFAVGFVSLFISGGLTGIILGNSSLDIQLHDTYFVVAHFHLVMGAAAFFGMFAGVYHWFPKMFGRMMDEKLGYVHFWFTFVAVYLVFMPMHYIGIAGFPRRYYNWTGFETFNIFTDLNTFISISAILGFSAQLIFLFNFIYSIFRGRRATANPWHSNTLEWTTPALPGHGNWPGELPVVYRWPYDYSKPGAAEDYIPQTVPFSQTASSNMPHEKELE, from the coding sequence ATGTCTAGTACTGATATTTCTATTCATGAGGAGGTGCATCATGCCCACGAGGAGCATGATCATCACCACGATCAGAACTTTTTCGAGAAGTACATCTTTAGCCAGGACCATAAAGTTATTGCCAAGCAGTTCCTTTTCATGGGTATTGCCTGGGCCTTCATCGGTGGCTTCTTGTCTATACTCTTCCGCCTGCAGTTGGGCTGGCCTGAGGCCACCTTCACTTTCCTGGAGCCAATCCTGGGAGGCTGGATCGAGAACGGTAAACTGAATCCGGAGTTTTACCTGGCGCTGGTTACGATGCACGGCACCATCATGGTGTTCTTCGTACTGACAGCCGGCCTGAGCGGTACCTTCTCCAACTTCCTGATTCCACTGCAGCTTGGTGCGCGTGACATGGCCTCTGGCTTCATGAACATGCTCTCTTTCTGGATCTTCTTTGTTTCCAGCATTATTCTGTTCTCTTCTTTATTTATAGAGACGGGCCCTGCAGCCGGTGGCTGGACAGTTTATCCTCCGCTGAGCGCGTTGCCGGAAGCTATTCAAGGTTCAGGTGACGGTATGACGATGTGGCTGATCGCGATGGCGCTGTTCATTGTGTCGCAGCTGCTGGGCGGTGTGAACTACATTACTACCATTATCAACCTGAGAACAAGAGGTATGTCTATGACAAAAATGCCTCTGACGATCTGGGCATTCTTCCTGACTGCCGTTCTTGGTCTTTTGGCCTTCCCGGTACTGTTCTCTGCCGCATTGCTGCTGATCTTCGACCGTAGCTTCGGTACCAGCTTCTTCCTGTCTGACATCTACATCGCAGGACAAGCATTAACAAACACAGGTGGCAGCCCGATCCTGTTCCAGCACTTGTTCTGGTTCCTGGGTCACCCGGAGGTGTATATCGTAATTATGCCAGCGTTCGGTATCGTGTCAGAAGTAATTGCCACGAACGCACGTAAGCCAATCTTCGGTTACCGCGCCATGATCGGTTCACTGATCGGTATCTCTGTGCTGTCTTTCGTTGTGTGGGCGCACCACATGTTCGTAACAGGTATGAACCCTTTCCTGGGCTCCGTCTTTATGTTCCTGACCCTGATCATTGCCGTGCCTTCGGCGGTGAAGGTGTTTAACTACATTGCAACACTTTGGAGAGGTAACATTCGCTTCACAGCCGCGATGATGTTCGCAGTTGGTTTCGTGTCGCTCTTCATCTCGGGCGGTCTGACAGGTATTATCCTGGGTAACTCCTCTCTGGACATTCAGCTGCACGATACCTACTTCGTAGTAGCTCACTTCCACCTTGTAATGGGTGCTGCGGCCTTCTTCGGTATGTTTGCTGGTGTTTACCACTGGTTCCCGAAAATGTTCGGACGCATGATGGATGAGAAGCTGGGCTATGTACACTTCTGGTTCACGTTCGTAGCGGTATACCTGGTGTTCATGCCAATGCACTACATCGGTATCGCCGGTTTCCCAAGAAGATACTATAACTGGACGGGCTTCGAGACCTTCAATATCTTTACTGACCTGAACACGTTCATCAGTATTTCGGCTATTCTTGGTTTCTCGGCACAGTTGATCTTCCTGTTCAACTTTATCTACAGCATTTTCCGTGGCCGCAGAGCTACGGCTAACCCATGGCACTCTAACACGCTGGAATGGACTACGCCTGCACTGCCAGGACATGGCAACTGGCCTGGAGAACTTCCGGTAGTGTACAGATGGCCTTATGACTACAGCAAGCCTGGTGCTGCTGAAGATTACATCCCGCAAACAGTACCTTTTTCTCAGACAGCATCTTCAAACATGCCGCACGAGAAAGAGTTAGAATAA
- a CDS encoding COX15/CtaA family protein, which translates to MANKSFQYKRFKRIGVITVIAVYFLILVGGIVRSTGSGMGCPDWPKCFGSWVPPTDVSQLPEDYLEVYKQKRIEKNEKLAGQLDKLGFDEVSAAIFSHPSQFIETEFNVTKTWIEYVNRLVGVLIGFFILLTVVYAFPYLKSDKVVFFLALGSFVLVGFQGWLGSIVVSTNLLPVTITVHMALALVIVAMLQYAVARAHRDEVQAELRYSGQVNWLLWIIAVVTFGQILLGTQVREEVDLVAYMMNGANRELWVDKLGTSFYVHRSFSIVVVALHVYVAALLYKLRNKQIARLTNVMLVLVGAEIVIGIIMAYFAIPPVLQPLHLTLGSLLFGVQFQLLIVYHYASREAAKPQVVVPH; encoded by the coding sequence ATGGCTAACAAATCTTTTCAGTACAAAAGATTTAAGCGTATTGGAGTAATCACGGTTATTGCCGTTTACTTTCTGATATTGGTCGGAGGAATCGTTCGTAGCACAGGTTCAGGCATGGGTTGCCCGGACTGGCCTAAGTGCTTCGGCAGTTGGGTTCCTCCGACTGATGTTAGCCAACTACCGGAGGATTACCTAGAGGTATACAAGCAGAAACGAATCGAGAAAAACGAGAAGCTCGCAGGTCAGTTAGATAAGCTTGGCTTTGACGAAGTATCGGCGGCTATTTTCTCCCACCCGAGCCAGTTTATAGAGACAGAGTTCAACGTCACGAAAACCTGGATCGAGTATGTGAATCGTTTGGTAGGTGTACTGATAGGTTTTTTTATTTTACTGACGGTAGTTTATGCTTTCCCATACCTAAAGTCAGATAAGGTCGTCTTCTTTCTGGCGCTCGGCAGTTTTGTGCTGGTAGGGTTTCAGGGTTGGTTAGGGTCCATTGTGGTATCCACGAACCTTCTCCCGGTAACCATTACCGTACACATGGCACTGGCGCTGGTAATTGTTGCCATGCTCCAGTACGCTGTTGCCAGGGCCCACAGAGACGAAGTACAAGCTGAATTAAGGTATTCAGGCCAGGTTAACTGGTTGTTGTGGATTATAGCGGTGGTAACCTTTGGGCAGATCCTGTTAGGAACGCAGGTGCGCGAAGAAGTTGACTTGGTTGCCTACATGATGAACGGCGCAAACAGAGAACTGTGGGTGGATAAGCTGGGAACCAGCTTCTATGTACACCGCTCGTTTTCGATCGTGGTTGTCGCGCTTCATGTGTATGTGGCCGCCCTGCTGTACAAACTCCGTAACAAACAGATAGCAAGGCTGACGAATGTCATGCTGGTTTTGGTCGGTGCAGAAATAGTTATCGGTATTATCATGGCGTATTTTGCCATACCTCCGGTACTGCAACCGCTGCACCTTACCCTCGGGTCCCTGTTGTTCGGGGTTCAGTTCCAGCTTCTTATTGTTTACCATTATGCCTCTCGCGAGGCAGCAAAACCGCAAGTAGTTGTTCCACATTAA
- the cyoE gene encoding heme o synthase has protein sequence MATKASAYFQLLKFRLSLTVAFSSAIGFILGYPNTHWYDILLVMLGGMLVTGSANIINQILEKDLDKLMKRTSKRPLPTGQLSVTEAAVFCVMLGLAGLALLGFYFNALTAALSLLSLVLYGFVYTPLKRMNPICVFVGAIPGGMPPLIGWVAATGAIEIEAIILFGIQFFWQFPHFWAIAWVLDDDYKKAGFKMLPMAGGKNLKTAIQIMIYTLVLIPLSLLPLQFGMTGATSAMVAVVCGVLFLAQTFYLMRTCSKKAAMSIMFGSFLYLPIVQIAFVLDKI, from the coding sequence ATGGCTACTAAAGCATCAGCATACTTTCAGTTACTCAAGTTTCGCCTAAGTCTGACTGTTGCTTTCTCCAGCGCCATCGGTTTTATACTTGGTTACCCGAACACGCATTGGTACGACATTCTGCTTGTGATGCTGGGAGGGATGCTGGTGACTGGCTCAGCTAACATCATCAACCAGATTCTGGAGAAGGACCTGGACAAGTTGATGAAGCGAACGTCAAAGCGCCCACTGCCAACCGGGCAGTTAAGCGTAACAGAGGCCGCTGTGTTCTGCGTGATGCTAGGGCTGGCGGGCTTAGCGCTTCTCGGCTTTTATTTTAATGCGCTTACGGCTGCGCTCTCCTTACTTTCGCTGGTCTTGTATGGCTTTGTCTATACACCGCTGAAGAGGATGAACCCCATCTGTGTTTTTGTGGGGGCGATACCGGGCGGTATGCCCCCCTTGATCGGATGGGTTGCTGCGACGGGAGCCATCGAGATAGAGGCGATTATACTTTTTGGCATTCAGTTTTTCTGGCAGTTCCCGCACTTCTGGGCTATTGCCTGGGTGCTGGATGACGACTACAAGAAAGCAGGCTTTAAGATGCTGCCAATGGCTGGCGGTAAAAATCTGAAGACGGCGATACAGATCATGATCTATACTCTGGTGCTGATCCCGTTGAGCCTGTTGCCGCTGCAGTTCGGTATGACCGGAGCGACCTCAGCCATGGTTGCTGTAGTATGCGGAGTGCTGTTCTTAGCTCAGACGTTTTATCTCATGCGCACTTGCTCTAAGAAGGCGGCGATGAGTATCATGTTCGGCTCCTTTTTGTATCTGCCGATCGTGCAGATAGCCTTTGTGTTAGATAAAATTTAG
- a CDS encoding cytochrome c oxidase subunit 3 — protein MANFHIDEQNSRSGIHPLKFSLWLIIISIIMMFAAFTSAYIVRREEGNWLEFDLPSILLVNTIIIVLSSVTMQLAHNAARKNNLGTLKAMLLATLLLGTAFLIGQWYGWANLVQNNIYFGGTGSNPSGSFLYVLTGVHGFHLVTGLIFVLLVFLSSLKYKVHSKNMLRIQLCTIYWHFLGGLWLYLYIFLRINH, from the coding sequence ATGGCTAACTTTCATATTGACGAACAAAACAGCCGCAGTGGGATACACCCACTAAAGTTTTCGCTGTGGTTGATTATTATTTCTATTATTATGATGTTTGCAGCTTTTACAAGCGCTTACATTGTAAGGAGAGAGGAAGGCAACTGGTTGGAGTTTGACCTGCCGAGCATCCTGCTGGTAAACACGATCATTATTGTCCTGAGTTCTGTTACGATGCAGTTGGCGCATAACGCTGCCCGCAAGAACAACCTGGGAACGCTAAAGGCGATGCTGCTGGCGACCCTGCTCTTAGGAACAGCGTTCCTGATCGGCCAGTGGTATGGCTGGGCAAACCTGGTGCAGAACAACATTTACTTTGGCGGCACAGGAAGTAACCCTTCGGGCTCTTTTCTGTACGTATTAACAGGTGTGCACGGATTTCACTTGGTAACAGGGCTTATCTTTGTCCTGCTGGTGTTCCTGAGCAGCCTGAAGTATAAAGTACATTCTAAAAACATGCTGCGGATACAATTGTGCACGATCTACTGGCACTTTTTAGGTGGACTTTGGCTATATTTGTATATATTCTTAAGAATAAATCACTAA
- a CDS encoding cytochrome c oxidase subunit 3 yields the protein MSTSTTLEAPNSGTWDGGNEPMKASYGKLMMWFFLLSDAFTFGAFLIVYGLSRHKHLPYTGEPEAFTFSTQWWPIPEKVFNAFPGFHGVDLPLAFVALMTMILILSSVTMVLAVEAGHRMDKNDVQKWLLWTILFGATFLGCQAWEWAHFISGTEEGMILSDGTRVIGANLTINQYGPPLFADLFFFITGFHGTHVFSGVVLLVMIFINTVNGVYEKRGHYEMVEKVGLYWHFVDLVWVFVFTFFYLI from the coding sequence ATGTCTACTTCAACTACGCTGGAAGCACCTAATTCAGGTACATGGGACGGTGGCAATGAGCCAATGAAAGCGAGCTATGGTAAACTCATGATGTGGTTTTTCCTGCTCTCTGATGCGTTTACTTTTGGTGCTTTTCTAATTGTCTATGGACTGTCTCGACACAAGCACTTGCCTTACACCGGCGAACCTGAGGCGTTCACGTTCTCAACTCAATGGTGGCCAATTCCGGAGAAAGTCTTCAACGCTTTCCCTGGTTTTCACGGGGTAGATCTTCCGCTTGCTTTCGTGGCTTTGATGACGATGATCCTGATCCTGAGCTCAGTTACCATGGTGCTGGCTGTGGAGGCAGGTCACCGCATGGACAAAAACGACGTGCAGAAATGGTTGCTGTGGACAATCCTGTTTGGTGCTACCTTCCTGGGCTGCCAGGCGTGGGAGTGGGCTCACTTTATCTCTGGTACTGAAGAAGGCATGATCCTGTCAGACGGTACCCGTGTGATTGGCGCCAACCTGACCATTAACCAGTACGGCCCGCCGTTGTTTGCCGACCTGTTCTTCTTTATCACAGGTTTCCACGGTACGCACGTTTTCTCTGGCGTTGTGCTGCTAGTGATGATCTTCATCAACACCGTAAACGGGGTGTACGAGAAGCGTGGCCACTACGAAATGGTTGAGAAAGTAGGTCTGTACTGGCACTTTGTAGACTTGGTGTGGGTGTTCGTTTTCACATTCTTCTACCTGATCTAA
- a CDS encoding cytochrome C oxidase subunit IV family protein produces the protein MAHHHTDNDFNRTGDIPEPQTKAIWKTFGILVALTALEFVFAFFMDAGTARNAIFIILTLFKAFFIVAEFMHLKHETKTLIWSIIIPMALVIWLMVALLSEGSYYFESVTNYFN, from the coding sequence ATGGCACATCATCATACTGACAACGATTTTAACAGAACAGGCGACATTCCGGAGCCACAGACCAAAGCTATCTGGAAAACGTTTGGAATTCTTGTTGCTCTAACTGCGCTTGAGTTCGTCTTCGCTTTCTTTATGGACGCAGGTACGGCGCGTAACGCCATCTTTATTATCCTGACGCTGTTCAAGGCCTTCTTTATCGTAGCGGAGTTCATGCACTTAAAGCATGAGACCAAAACCCTGATCTGGTCCATCATCATCCCGATGGCTTTGGTTATCTGGCTTATGGTTGCACTGCTGTCTGAAGGAAGCTATTACTTCGAATCGGTTACGAACTACTTCAACTAA
- a CDS encoding SCO family protein — MPILIFIFINIFGTHHFSLQTLYPMLDDSGEVVYDAAGDTVYQRVPYFKLTSQQNQEVTQTDLDSSLYIANFFTTACQDSCQEVFSELVRVQEKFANIPELKIVSFSVNPSEDSVQALQRFAAQYGIKPAKWLLLTGDSAKIHTLAEQGFHQPVEVVDGEPQFNQRLVLVDKDKKIRGVYQGADQLEVDRLVLEINVLLDEYSKRK, encoded by the coding sequence GTGCCTATTCTTATTTTTATATTTATCAATATTTTTGGCACGCATCACTTCTCGCTGCAGACCTTGTACCCGATGCTGGACGATAGCGGAGAAGTAGTGTATGATGCGGCCGGCGACACCGTTTATCAGCGGGTTCCATACTTCAAACTCACCTCTCAGCAAAACCAGGAGGTGACGCAAACGGACCTAGACAGCAGCCTTTACATCGCTAATTTCTTTACCACAGCCTGCCAGGACTCCTGCCAGGAGGTTTTTTCTGAATTAGTGCGCGTGCAGGAGAAGTTTGCGAACATACCGGAGCTAAAAATTGTTTCTTTCTCGGTAAACCCTTCTGAAGACAGTGTGCAGGCCCTGCAGCGTTTTGCCGCGCAGTATGGGATAAAGCCAGCTAAATGGCTCTTGCTAACGGGAGACAGTGCTAAAATCCATACTTTGGCGGAGCAGGGCTTTCACCAACCTGTGGAGGTAGTGGACGGGGAGCCGCAGTTTAATCAGCGCCTGGTGCTGGTGGATAAGGATAAGAAGATTCGTGGCGTCTACCAGGGAGCTGATCAGCTGGAGGTGGACCGCCTGGTGTTAGAAATTAATGTATTGCTGGATGAATACAGTAAAAGAAAATAA
- a CDS encoding DUF420 domain-containing protein: MNTVKENKLTSDNDKKYLTVIAVLSVAIPVVVAVLFFMPKAHTPGLDVSYLPAFHAILNSLTAVALLVGYFNVKRGNNKAHRAAMLTAFGLSSIFLVSYVTYHFLGQRTIYGGEGALKYIYYFILLTHIVLAAAIVPLVLLSVYYGISNQLKRHRRISKWTFPIWLYVAVTGVLVYLMISPYYA, translated from the coding sequence ATGAATACAGTAAAAGAAAATAAGCTCACGAGCGACAATGATAAGAAGTACCTCACCGTAATTGCCGTACTTTCAGTCGCGATCCCGGTGGTAGTGGCGGTGCTGTTCTTTATGCCCAAGGCACACACACCGGGCCTGGATGTATCGTACCTGCCTGCCTTCCACGCTATCCTGAACTCGTTGACGGCCGTGGCGCTGCTCGTTGGCTACTTTAATGTGAAACGGGGAAATAACAAGGCGCACCGGGCGGCTATGCTGACGGCTTTCGGCTTATCTTCCATCTTCCTGGTTTCCTACGTTACCTATCATTTTCTGGGCCAGCGAACCATCTACGGTGGAGAAGGAGCGTTAAAGTATATCTATTATTTCATTCTGTTGACACACATTGTGTTAGCAGCCGCTATTGTGCCGCTTGTGCTGCTGTCGGTGTACTACGGTATCTCGAATCAACTCAAGCGCCATCGCCGTATTTCTAAATGGACATTCCCTATTTGGTTGTATGTGGCTGTGACGGGGGTGCTGGTATACCTGATGATCTCGCCATACTACGCCTAA
- a CDS encoding DUF983 domain-containing protein: MSEPSKLGAVLKCRCPRCRRGVVFKHSFLNLTKFDEMYEDCAVCGLHYEVEVGFFWGAMYISYAFSVAIVLTVGVLLYYLANDPDMWVYLVTVAATVVVLTPLSFRYARILMLHFFSGVRYNPNAIKG, from the coding sequence ATGAGCGAACCCTCTAAACTGGGGGCCGTCCTGAAATGCCGTTGTCCGCGCTGCCGCCGTGGCGTTGTCTTCAAACACTCTTTTCTGAACCTCACCAAGTTTGATGAGATGTATGAAGACTGTGCCGTTTGCGGGCTTCACTACGAGGTGGAGGTCGGTTTTTTCTGGGGGGCGATGTATATCAGCTATGCTTTCTCGGTAGCTATTGTACTTACAGTCGGGGTATTGCTCTATTATCTGGCCAACGACCCGGATATGTGGGTGTATCTGGTTACAGTGGCTGCCACCGTTGTTGTACTTACCCCGCTGTCGTTTCGGTACGCCCGTATTCTAATGCTTCACTTCTTTTCCGGGGTGCGTTATAACCCCAACGCCATAAAAGGCTAG